One window from the genome of Choloepus didactylus isolate mChoDid1 chromosome 2, mChoDid1.pri, whole genome shotgun sequence encodes:
- the WNT4 gene encoding protein Wnt-4 translates to MSPRSCLRSLRLLVFAVFSAAASNWLYLAKLSSVGSISEEETCEKLKGLIQRQVQMCKRNLEVMDSVRRGAQLAIEECQYQFRNRRWNCSTLDSLPVFGKVVTQGTREAAFVYAISSAGVAFAVTRACSSGELEKCGCDRTVQGVSPQGFQWSGCSDNIAYGVAFSQSFVDVRERSKGASSSRALMNLHNNEAGRKAILTHMRVECKCHGVSGSCEVKTCWRAVPPFRQVGHTLKEKFDGATEVEPRRVGSSKALVPRNAQFKPHTDEDLVYLEPSPDFCEQDVRSGVLGTRGRTCNKTSKAIDGCELLCCGRGFHTAQVELAERCSCKFHWCCFVKCRQCQRLVELHTCR, encoded by the exons GTACCTGGCCAAGCTGTCATCAGTGGGGAGCATCTCGGAGGAAGAAACGTGCGAGAAGCTCAAGGGCCTGATCCAGAGGCAGGTGCAGATGTGCAAGCGGAACCTGGAGGTGATGGACTCGGTGCGCCGCGGTGCCCAGCTCGCCATCGAGGAATGCCAATACCAGTTCCGGAACCGGCGCTGGAACTGCTCCACGCTCGACTCCCTGCCCGTCTTCGGCAAAGTGGTGACACAAG GGACTCGGGAGGCGGCCTTCGTATACGCCATCTCTTCAGCAGGTGTGGCCTTTGCAGTGACACGAGCATGCAGCAGCGGGGAGCTGGAGAAGTGCGGCTGTGACCGAACAGTACAAGGAGTCAGCCCACAAG GCTTCCAGTGGTCAGGATGCTCCGACAACATCGCCTATGGCGTGGCCTTCTCACAGTCGTTTGTGGACGTGCGGGAGAGAAGCAAAGGGGCCTCGTCCAGCCGGGCTCTCATGAACCTCCACAACAATGAGGCCGGCAGGAAG GCCATCCTGACACACATGCGGGTGGAGTGCAAGTGCCACGGGGTATCAGGCTCCTGTGAGGTAAAGACATGCTGGCGAGCCGTGCCACCCTTCCGTCAGGTGGGCCACACGCTGAAGGAGAAGTTTGATGGTGCCACTGAAGTGGAGCCACGCCGAGTGGGCTCCTCCAAAGCACTTGTGCCGCGCAACGCACAGTTCAAGCCACATACGGATGAGGACCTGGTGTACCTAGAGCCCAGCCCAGACTTTTGCGAGCAGGACGTGCGCAGCGGCGTGCTGGGCACAAGGGGCCGCACATGCAACAAGACGTCCAAGGCCATTGATGGCTGTGAGCTGCTGTGCTGTGGCCGTGGCTTCCACACAGCACAGGTAGAGCTGGCTGAACGCTGCAGCTGCAAATTCCACTGGTGCTGCTTTGTCAAGTGCCGGCAGTGTCAGCGGCTCGTAGAGTTGCACACGTGCCGATGA